CGGCGGAAAGGGCTTGAAAAATGGCGTTATGTTCACTGTCTACAGGGAGCAAGGTTATTTTGAGCCGTGCGACGGCCTCCATGATCAGCGGGCCGGCCATGACCAGAGTTTCCTTGTTTGCCAAGGCAATGTCTTTCCCTGCCAGTACTGCCGCAACAGTGGGCGGGAGTCCGGCTGCACCGACAATTGCTGAAACCACCATGTCGGCGCTGGGCAGGGTGGCGACTTGTTCTGCTCCGTGTTGTCCCCAACTCAGTTTATTGTGCCATTCAGGGCTAAGGTTTTGACGGAGCGCAATCATATCTTTTTCGGTTTCCACCGAAACCATGGTTGGGCGGAAAGCCTCAAGCTGTTCTTTCAGCAGGACGATATTACGGCCAGCTGCCAGACCAATAACCCGGAAGCGGCCAGGATACTGGCGTACTACTTCCAGCACGTTGCGGCCGATGGACCCGGTTGATCCGAGAATAGAGAGGTGTTTCACGAAAGACTGACCATTTTCTTAGATGAGGTTGAAATGGATGAGATAATACATCGTGGGAGCCGCAGTAAGGAGTGAATCAATTCGATCAAGGATACCCCCATGACCGGGCAGAATTGTGCCTGAGTCTTTTACCCGGCAGGACCGCTTGATTATTGATTCGGTCAGGTCGCCTCCAACTCCAATCAGGGTTATCATGATAGTGGCAAAAAACATTGTGATAGACGAGATATGGGGAAGAAGAAAAATTTTAGCAATCATCACCAGAACAAGACTTGCTATCATGCCGCCAATGAGGCCTTCCACCGTTTTGGCCGGGCTGATGGCCGGACAGAGTTTTGTTTTACCAAAGTTTGAACCTGCGTAGTAAGCGCCGGTATCTGAGGCAATGGTGATGATAGTCAGGATGACAAGCCACGCCACACCATGGGGCAAAGCCACAAGAAGTGACAGGTGGGAGGCCCCGAGACTGATTAAGGTCAGGCCACAGCACAGTTTGGTAAGGAGTATAAAGCCATTGTCGAGTCTCGCGTATTGAGTAAAGAGGAGCAGCGCTGAGGCGAAAATGGAGATGAAAAAGCCGGCGAAGACCAGATCGGGTCTCATTCCTAAGGCGGCAATAAAAGGGATGAGACCGATAATGATCGCTATTGGTTTGATTCGTGCCTCATCCTTACTTAAGCACATGGAAAAGTATTCGTGTAAAGCAAGCCCGCCGATGGCAGTGAATACCAGCCAGAGAAGGGTAAAGGACTGGGAGAAAAGCAGGGCCAGCCAAATAACGCTGATAATCAGTCCTGTTGTGAGTCGGTTCATTTAGGCTGTATCCTGTGGTGTCGCAGTTATCTGCTCTCCCGTCTTGCCAAACCGCCGTTGCCTTCGCTGGTAGTCGGCGATGGCTATTTTAAGTTGCGGTTTCCTGAAATCTGGCCAATGAGTGTTGGTGATGTAAATTTCGGAGTATGATGCCTGCCAGAGCAAAAAATTACTGAGTCTTGATTCTCCACCGGTGCGAATGATGAGGTCCGGGTCTGGCAGTCCGCTGGTGTAGAGATTGGCGCTGATGATCTCGGTGTCAATGGCATCAGGATGGAGGGTTTTTTCCAGGCATTGCTGGGCGATGAGTCGGACAGCACGAATAATTTCATCCCTGCTGCCATAACTTAAGGCCAGATTTAACACCATGCCGGTATTGTTTGCAGATTGGTTGATGGAGTTATTTAGCACTTCTCGGACATCGACAGGGAGTTTTTCTATCTGGCCGATAGCTTTTAGTTTGATATTGTTTTCGATGAGGTTGTTTAATTCTCTCACCAGAAAGGTTTTAAGCAAGGACATCAGAGTCGATACTTCCTGGGCCGGACGCTGCCAGTTTTCTGAAGAGAAGGCATAGAGCGTAAGGACCTTGACGCCAAGCAGGCGGCTGGCCTTAATGATGTTCAAGACCGAGTCGACCCCTGCCTTATGTCCCATGGTCCGGAGGAGTTTGTGGCTCTGGGCCCAGCGGCCATTGCCGTCCATGATAATGGCAATGTGGGGCGGG
The nucleotide sequence above comes from Desulfobulbaceae bacterium. Encoded proteins:
- a CDS encoding phosphatidate cytidylyltransferase → MNRLTTGLIISVIWLALLFSQSFTLLWLVFTAIGGLALHEYFSMCLSKDEARIKPIAIIIGLIPFIAALGMRPDLVFAGFFISIFASALLLFTQYARLDNGFILLTKLCCGLTLISLGASHLSLLVALPHGVAWLVILTIITIASDTGAYYAGSNFGKTKLCPAISPAKTVEGLIGGMIASLVLVMIAKIFLLPHISSITMFFATIMITLIGVGGDLTESIIKRSCRVKDSGTILPGHGGILDRIDSLLTAAPTMYYLIHFNLI
- a CDS encoding isoprenyl transferase yields the protein MTPLPQLDLDNIPPHIAIIMDGNGRWAQSHKLLRTMGHKAGVDSVLNIIKASRLLGVKVLTLYAFSSENWQRPAQEVSTLMSLLKTFLVRELNNLIENNIKLKAIGQIEKLPVDVREVLNNSINQSANNTGMVLNLALSYGSRDEIIRAVRLIAQQCLEKTLHPDAIDTEIISANLYTSGLPDPDLIIRTGGESRLSNFLLWQASYSEIYITNTHWPDFRKPQLKIAIADYQRRQRRFGKTGEQITATPQDTA